One Brassica napus cultivar Da-Ae chromosome C2, Da-Ae, whole genome shotgun sequence DNA window includes the following coding sequences:
- the LOC106380375 gene encoding defensin-like protein 295, which yields MTSKITFFFLIALVISCATMVSIPTVEAQVFLPCKTTKDCEYLHCSSGTGQCVKSQCQCSGSLTRKAKIDGFKTTSYAQTCKVTSDCDPRMKPSCLSGSYMCFNGFCTCTH from the exons atgaCATCAAAGATCACATTCTTCTTTCTCATTGCTCTTGTTATCTCTt GTGCAACGATGGTGAGCATTCCGACAGTGGAAGCTCAGGTTTTTCTTCCTTGCAAAACAACTAAAGATTGTGAATACCTTCATTGCTCAAGTGGGACAGGTCAGTGCGTAAAGAGTCAGTGCCAATGTAGCGGCTCACTGACTCGTAAAGCTAAAATTGACGGCTTTAAAACGACGAGTTATGCTCAGACGTGCAAGGTGACTAGTGATTGCGATCCTCGTATGAAACCTTCATGTCTTTCAGGATCTTATATGTGTTTCAATGGATTCTGTACGTGTACTCATTAA
- the LOC106378488 gene encoding uncharacterized protein LOC106378488, with amino-acid sequence MPIWIDLKGVPSLLFSHKALKCLSRATGKFVKLHPHTEKFTRLDVARVLVEVNLNKPLVEKISCLDKDSATVMIEVYYPWLPPKCSICNAWGNQGSNCKSKRITMLQKDKEVEVPKEDAVVGDVVITGDGIVRYDLKTNRNVVTELLQELEGLPPALGSNVVGDVSQEAFEKGNTSHSAGLEVATQDWALVRRIDPNLVVSEVPKAVEGLDGALGRNDVVISPSRFSVLALEEIEEDGANEEEDLEEGEVVADFPIEETKMKDPARTGRFRPGPSLKLSKQLPARSKDLKIPETNEQFICSAVYSSNYEVERRRLWEELRGTQAAYRHLDMPWIVIGDFNVTLTFGEHSRGGAPRSSQMGTRQFQEVVGDSNLTDLAFSGAIFTWWNKRDEDPIRKKLDRALINSSWLRAFPQSSSWFEGGGISDHARCVVRLSGITKEARKPFKFFNYLTEHHEFLPTVKRVWDASQPIHHSVQP; translated from the exons ATGCCCATCTGGATTGATCTTAAAGGTGTTCCGAGCCTTTTGTTCTCCCACAAAGCTCTGAAGTGTTTAAGTCGTGCAACAGGGAAGTTCGTTAAGCTGCATCCTCATACTGAGAAGTTCACTAGACTTGATGTGGCACGAGTCCTGGTGGAGGTGAATCTTAACAAACCGTTGGTGGAGAAAATCAGTTGTTTGGATAAGGATAGTGCGACAGTGATGATTGAAGTGTATTATCCTTGGTTACCTCCAAAGTGCAGCATATGCAACGCTTGGGGGAACCAAGGCTCGAATTGTAAGTCAAAGAGGATAACAATGTTACAAAAAGACAAAGAGGTAGAGGTTCCTAAGGAGGATGCAGTGGTGGGTGATGTGGTCATTACTGGCGATGGTATAGTGAGATATGATCTTAAAACTAATCGAAACGTGGTTACTGAGCTACTTCAAGAGCTTGAGGGGTTACCACCTGCACTCGGAAGTAACGTGGTGGGTGACGTATCTCAGGAGGCCTTTGAGAAGGGAAACACATCACATTCTGCTGGATTGGAAGTAGCTACGCAGGATTGGGCTCTGGTACGGAGGATAGACCCTAATCTGGTAGTATCAGAGGTGCCAAAAGCTGTAGAAGGTCTTGATGGAGCTCTGGGAAGGAATGACGTTGTCATCTCGCCTTCTAGGTTCAGTGTTCTTGCGTTGGAGGAGATAGAGGAGGACGGTgctaatgaagaagaagacttgGAAGAAGGTGAGGTGGTTGCAGATTTTCCGATTGAAGAAACTAAGATGAAAGATCCTGCTAGGACTGGCCGGTTCCGCCCTGGTCCAAGTCTCAAATTGAGCAAGCAGCTTCCTGCTCGCTCGAAAGACCTTAAA ATTCCCGAGACTAATGAGCAATTCATTTGCTCGGCTGTGTATTCATCAAACTATGAGGTGGAACGGAGAAGGTTATGGGAGGAACTTCGAGGTACACAGGCAGCCTATAGGCACCTCGATATGCCCTGGATAGTGATAGGAGATTTCAATGTCACTCTTACTTTTGGTGAGCATTCACGTGGGGGAGCTCCTAGATCTAGCCAGATGGGTACGAGACAATTCCAAGAAGTAGTGGGTGACAGCAATCTTACTGATCTTGCTTTTTCCGGTGCGATTTTCACTTGGTGGAACAAAAGGGATGAGGATCCCATTAGAAAGAAACTTGATAGAGCTTTGATTAATAGTTCATGGCTAAGGGCTTTTCCTCAATCGTCTTCCTGGTTTGAGGGAGGAGGCATCTCTGATCACGCCAGGTGTGTAGTTCGTCTCTCAGGGATTACTAAAGAGGCAAGGAAGCCCTTCAAGTTCTTTAATTATCTCACTGAGCACCATGAGTTTCTCCCCACGGTCAAGAGAGTCTGGGATGCATCCCAACCAATCCATCACTCCGTACAGCCTTGA